A genomic stretch from Croceibacterium aestuarii includes:
- a CDS encoding methylenetetrahydrofolate reductase, with translation MSYAAIHPNWEKPRANMVDGYSLEMTAKETEGLREAAPLIRPKTQIAVTFLPGEEMEQRVEAAVLVRELGFEPIVHLSARRLTSAEELDKYVGDVTSRAGVKRVFIIAGDPPEPEGPFSDSLQIIESGILEKHGVEIVGIGGHPEGHPNVSKPDLWVWMEKKLAAVRAHGMVPLVVTQFAFDDDAIVAWVKEMRDRGIDVPVRLGVPGPAGIKRLLGFAKRCGVGASASVMKKYGVSITNLIGSAGPDKLVASLEKGLTPELGRVRLHFYPFGALKASAEWINDYDAKH, from the coding sequence ATGTCCTACGCCGCGATCCACCCGAACTGGGAGAAGCCGCGAGCCAATATGGTCGACGGTTATTCGCTCGAAATGACCGCCAAGGAGACCGAGGGCCTGCGCGAAGCGGCGCCGCTGATTCGTCCCAAGACGCAGATCGCGGTGACCTTCCTGCCCGGCGAGGAAATGGAACAGCGGGTCGAGGCGGCCGTCCTCGTCCGCGAACTCGGCTTCGAACCCATCGTCCACCTTTCCGCCCGCCGCCTGACCTCGGCCGAAGAGCTCGACAAGTACGTCGGCGACGTGACCAGTCGCGCCGGCGTGAAGCGCGTCTTCATCATCGCCGGCGACCCGCCCGAGCCCGAAGGGCCGTTTTCCGATTCGCTGCAGATCATCGAGAGCGGCATTCTCGAAAAGCACGGTGTCGAGATCGTCGGCATCGGCGGCCACCCCGAGGGACACCCCAACGTGTCGAAGCCTGACCTTTGGGTTTGGATGGAGAAGAAGCTCGCCGCGGTGCGCGCCCACGGGATGGTCCCGCTGGTGGTCACGCAGTTCGCCTTCGACGACGACGCGATCGTCGCCTGGGTCAAGGAAATGCGCGATCGCGGCATCGATGTGCCGGTGCGCCTCGGCGTCCCCGGCCCGGCCGGCATCAAGCGGCTGCTCGGTTTCGCCAAGCGTTGCGGCGTCGGCGCCTCGGCTTCGGTGATGAAGAAGTACGGCGTCTCGATCACCAATCTGATCGGCAGCGCCGGGCCCGACAAGCTGGTCGCCAGCCTCGAAAAAGGCCTGACGCCCGAGCTGGGCCGCGTGCGCCTGCACTTCTATCCGTTCGGCGCGCTCAAGGCGTCGGCCGAATGGATCAACGATTACGACGCGAAGCACTGA
- a CDS encoding alpha/beta fold hydrolase, producing the protein MLLLLPGLACDARIYEPQLAAFADSRAVNGYGLADTLPEMARVALAEAPESFDLLGHSMGGRVALEVYRLAPERVRRLALVSTGVHPLREGEPEKRRALQQVGWDNGFEALIDQWLPPMVAGPNRANPAIYGPLREMNLEAGQDVFDAQIHALVGRPDVTDLLPRISCPTLVMTGELDSWAPPGQHEAIAAAIPGAELVIVPGAGHMIQLEAPEAVNSAISDWLARPA; encoded by the coding sequence ATGCTGCTGTTACTGCCCGGGCTGGCGTGCGACGCGCGCATTTACGAGCCGCAACTCGCGGCTTTCGCCGATTCGCGGGCGGTGAATGGCTACGGGCTGGCCGATACTCTGCCGGAAATGGCCCGCGTCGCGCTGGCCGAGGCGCCCGAATCGTTCGATTTGCTGGGCCATTCGATGGGCGGCCGCGTCGCGCTCGAGGTCTATCGCCTCGCGCCCGAGCGAGTCCGCCGCCTGGCGCTGGTCAGCACCGGCGTGCACCCGCTGCGCGAGGGAGAGCCGGAGAAGCGCCGCGCCTTGCAGCAGGTCGGCTGGGACAACGGTTTCGAGGCGCTCATCGACCAGTGGCTGCCGCCGATGGTGGCCGGACCCAATCGCGCCAACCCGGCCATCTACGGACCGCTGCGCGAAATGAACCTCGAGGCCGGGCAGGACGTGTTCGACGCGCAGATCCACGCGCTGGTGGGGCGGCCCGACGTGACCGACCTGTTGCCGCGCATTTCCTGTCCTACATTGGTCATGACCGGCGAACTCGACAGCTGGGCGCCGCCCGGGCAGCACGAAGCGATCGCCGCGGCGATTCCGGGAGCCGAGCTCGTCATCGTCCCGGGTGCCGGCCATATGATCCAGCTCGAGGCGCCCGAGGCCGTCAATTCCGCCATTTCAGACTGGCTCGCAAGGCCGGCCTGA
- a CDS encoding competence/damage-inducible protein A, with protein sequence MAQASDKHGRIWSAALLVVGDEILSGRTHDKNIAQVASWLQVQNIRLSEVRVVPDVIERIAEAVNALRTGYDYLFTTGGIGPTHDDITVDGVAKALGVPVIVDPRARAILEEYYAARGGLNEARLRMARVPEGADLIENRMSGAPGIRIGNIHMMAGVPAIAAQMLDALTGTLEGGEPLLSETVGGWIQESQVADLLREVEKAHEGCQIGSYPFFREGKTGANFVIRSTDRDALDSCVDTLCEGLGERGFDFTPVGI encoded by the coding sequence GTGGCGCAGGCATCAGACAAACACGGGCGGATCTGGAGCGCCGCACTACTCGTCGTCGGCGACGAGATCCTTTCCGGCCGCACGCACGACAAGAACATCGCCCAGGTGGCGAGCTGGCTGCAGGTCCAGAACATTCGCCTGTCCGAGGTGCGCGTCGTCCCGGACGTGATCGAGCGCATCGCCGAGGCGGTCAATGCTCTGCGCACCGGCTACGACTACCTGTTCACCACCGGCGGGATCGGCCCGACGCACGACGACATCACCGTGGACGGCGTAGCCAAGGCACTCGGCGTGCCGGTGATTGTCGACCCGCGCGCGCGGGCGATCCTCGAGGAGTACTACGCCGCGCGCGGAGGGCTCAACGAAGCGCGTCTCAGGATGGCCCGGGTCCCCGAGGGCGCCGACCTGATCGAAAACCGCATGTCGGGCGCGCCGGGCATCCGGATCGGCAACATCCACATGATGGCGGGGGTCCCCGCCATTGCCGCGCAAATGCTCGATGCGCTCACCGGCACGCTCGAAGGCGGCGAACCGCTGCTGTCCGAAACGGTCGGCGGGTGGATCCAGGAAAGCCAGGTCGCCGACTTGCTGCGCGAGGTCGAAAAGGCGCACGAGGGCTGCCAGATCGGCAGCTATCCGTTCTTCCGCGAAGGAAAGACCGGGGCCAACTTCGTCATTCGCTCGACCGACCGCGACGCGCTCGATTCGTGCGTCGATACGCTGTGCGAAGGATTGGGAGAGCGCGGCTTCGACTTCACGCCGGTCGGAATATGA
- the desA gene encoding syringate O-demethylase: protein MSEQNLQQKLDAAGDIVDLLRNQQVGPNPYPGVPAEYSNWRNEQRAWAKSAVLFNQSYHMVELYVRGPDAFKLLEYLAINSFKNFAVNKAKQFVPVTPDGYVIGDVILFYLAENEFSLVGRVPAIEWVEFHAQYGDWDVEVERDERTAMRSDGKRKNYRFQLQGPNAMKILEKAMGQTPPDLKFFNMAHIDINGKDVIALRHGMAGQPGYELFGPWEDYKAVHSALVEAGKDDGLTLVGGRAYSSNTLESGWLPSPLPAFYTGDSQMMKDFRAWAGANSYAGMCSVGGSHVPDSVEGYYLTPWDIGYGHIVKFDHDFVGREALEKMATEKHKTKVTLALDPEDVTRVMSSMFAEGDRAKYFEFPSAVYAMHPFDKVMADGKQIGVSTWIGYSSNEGAMLSLAMIDPDYVEFGKEVTLVWGEPNGGTSKPTVEPHVQTEIKAIVSPVPYSSVARNAYADSWRQSGKGVS, encoded by the coding sequence ATGAGTGAACAGAACCTGCAGCAGAAGCTGGACGCAGCCGGCGACATCGTCGACCTCCTGCGCAACCAGCAGGTCGGCCCGAACCCGTACCCGGGCGTGCCGGCAGAATATTCCAACTGGCGCAACGAACAGCGGGCCTGGGCCAAGAGCGCCGTGCTGTTCAACCAGAGCTACCACATGGTCGAGCTCTACGTGCGCGGACCCGACGCCTTCAAGCTGCTCGAATACCTCGCCATCAACAGCTTCAAGAACTTCGCGGTCAACAAGGCCAAGCAGTTCGTGCCGGTGACCCCGGACGGCTACGTGATCGGCGACGTGATCCTGTTCTACCTGGCCGAGAACGAGTTCAGCCTCGTCGGCCGCGTTCCGGCCATCGAGTGGGTCGAGTTCCACGCCCAGTACGGCGACTGGGACGTCGAGGTGGAGCGCGACGAGCGCACCGCCATGCGTTCGGACGGCAAGCGCAAGAACTACCGCTTCCAGCTGCAGGGTCCGAACGCGATGAAGATCCTCGAGAAGGCGATGGGGCAGACCCCGCCGGATCTCAAGTTCTTCAATATGGCGCACATCGACATAAACGGTAAGGACGTCATCGCGCTGCGCCACGGCATGGCCGGCCAGCCGGGCTACGAGCTGTTCGGTCCGTGGGAAGACTACAAGGCGGTCCACTCGGCGCTGGTCGAGGCGGGCAAGGACGACGGCCTGACCCTGGTCGGCGGCCGCGCCTATTCGTCGAACACGCTCGAATCCGGCTGGCTCCCGAGCCCGCTGCCCGCGTTCTACACCGGCGATTCGCAGATGATGAAGGACTTCCGCGCCTGGGCCGGGGCCAACTCCTACGCCGGGATGTGCTCGGTCGGCGGCAGCCACGTTCCCGACAGCGTCGAGGGTTATTACCTGACGCCATGGGACATCGGCTACGGCCACATCGTCAAGTTCGACCACGACTTCGTCGGCCGCGAGGCGCTCGAGAAGATGGCGACCGAAAAGCACAAGACCAAGGTCACCCTCGCGCTCGACCCCGAGGACGTGACCCGCGTGATGAGCTCGATGTTCGCCGAAGGCGACCGCGCCAAGTACTTCGAGTTTCCCAGCGCGGTCTACGCGATGCATCCCTTCGACAAGGTCATGGCCGACGGCAAGCAGATCGGCGTTTCGACCTGGATCGGCTACTCGTCGAACGAGGGCGCGATGCTTTCACTGGCGATGATCGATCCCGACTACGTCGAGTTCGGCAAGGAAGTGACGCTGGTCTGGGGCGAGCCGAACGGCGGCACCAGCAAGCCGACCGTCGAGCCGCACGTGCAGACCGAGATCAAGGCGATCGTCTCGCCGGTGCCGTACTCGTCGGTGGCGCGCAACGCCTATGCCGACAGCTGGCGCCAGAGCGGCAAGGGCGTTTCGTAA
- a CDS encoding TonB-dependent receptor — translation MRNNLAALIGATALAALAQPATAQNESGSGDTSAQPRGSEDDKTDSPPGIIPDMPEIVVYGRGEQRIGIAAAASEGGVAGADIEVRPLLRPGELLESTPGLIATQHSGGGKANQYFLRGFNLDHGTDYALYIDDMPQNFRTHGHGQGYLDVNGLIPEIVERVDYRKGPYRADTGDFSFVGSSFITTRDTMAPFAVVEAGSYDYYRAVAGASAKLGGGDLLLAGQAKFNNGPWELPESYEGYSAFAKYSVPLGMGQLEASFNGFWATWDPTEQIPQRAVGTLIKDRYGSLDKTLTGRTERESLTLRYTDDAWKITAWAQHYDWSLLNNFTFFLDDPVNGDQRRQYDKMWGYGGRIERTFTLGDALSLRTGTELRADDIGTVGLDHTIAGVYDFTYSQFAVTETSAGVYAEAIWRPAMGLMVIGGGRGDFYRFKTTPLAGALSWGGTVKDSLFAPKIGLNYEVAPGVALYANYGEGFHSNDARGVTNPVSPAPGLVKGNFKELGGRFERGGLILTGVYWWSYIASELIYVGDSGAVEPSDPGRRRGYEVTAFWKPNAWLAIDGVWTGTHSRYVGVPAAQAFVPGALESSGELGISTVFPHWNAAVRVRYLGPHPIVEDNSVRGQSTTLVNLRAAWTPHRGQGWEVYAELLNALDSQRDDIDYYYATRFPGEPLGGVEDRNSRIVEPRQVRVGVKKTF, via the coding sequence ATGCGTAACAATCTGGCCGCGCTGATAGGTGCGACTGCTCTTGCCGCCCTTGCCCAACCAGCCACCGCGCAGAACGAAAGTGGAAGCGGCGACACGTCCGCCCAGCCTCGGGGCAGCGAGGACGACAAGACCGACTCTCCCCCCGGAATCATCCCCGACATGCCCGAAATCGTCGTTTACGGCCGCGGCGAACAGCGCATCGGCATCGCCGCAGCAGCGAGCGAAGGCGGGGTGGCCGGTGCGGACATCGAGGTCCGTCCGCTGCTGCGCCCCGGCGAACTGCTCGAATCCACCCCCGGTCTGATCGCCACCCAGCATTCGGGCGGCGGCAAGGCGAACCAGTACTTCCTGCGCGGGTTCAACCTCGACCACGGCACCGACTACGCGCTCTATATCGACGACATGCCGCAGAACTTCCGCACCCACGGCCACGGCCAGGGGTACCTCGACGTCAACGGCCTGATCCCCGAAATCGTCGAGCGGGTCGATTATCGCAAGGGCCCCTACCGCGCCGACACCGGCGATTTCAGCTTCGTCGGCTCGAGCTTCATCACCACCCGCGACACGATGGCGCCATTCGCCGTCGTCGAGGCAGGAAGCTACGACTATTACCGTGCGGTCGCCGGCGCGTCGGCCAAGCTCGGCGGCGGCGACCTTCTCCTCGCCGGGCAGGCCAAGTTCAACAACGGCCCGTGGGAGCTGCCCGAGAGCTACGAGGGCTATTCGGCCTTCGCCAAGTACTCCGTGCCGCTCGGCATGGGGCAGCTCGAGGCCAGCTTCAACGGCTTCTGGGCGACCTGGGACCCGACCGAGCAGATCCCCCAACGCGCCGTCGGCACGCTGATCAAGGACCGCTACGGCTCGCTCGACAAGACGCTCACCGGGCGCACCGAGCGCGAGAGCCTGACGCTGCGTTACACCGACGATGCGTGGAAGATCACCGCCTGGGCGCAGCACTACGACTGGAGCCTGCTCAACAACTTCACCTTTTTCCTCGACGATCCGGTCAACGGCGACCAACGCCGGCAATACGACAAGATGTGGGGCTACGGCGGGCGCATCGAGCGGACCTTCACGCTCGGCGATGCGCTGTCGTTGCGCACCGGCACCGAATTGCGCGCCGATGATATCGGCACCGTCGGGCTCGATCACACTATCGCCGGGGTCTATGACTTCACCTATTCGCAATTCGCGGTCACCGAAACGAGTGCCGGCGTCTATGCCGAGGCAATCTGGCGCCCGGCCATGGGCCTGATGGTGATCGGCGGCGGACGCGGCGATTTCTACCGCTTCAAGACGACGCCGCTGGCGGGAGCCCTGTCGTGGGGCGGGACAGTGAAGGATTCGCTCTTCGCACCAAAGATCGGGCTCAATTACGAGGTCGCCCCGGGCGTGGCGCTCTACGCCAACTACGGCGAGGGGTTCCATTCCAACGACGCTCGCGGCGTGACCAACCCGGTTTCGCCCGCCCCGGGTCTCGTCAAGGGCAACTTCAAGGAGCTCGGCGGGCGCTTCGAGCGCGGCGGGCTGATCCTCACCGGGGTCTACTGGTGGTCCTACATCGCCAGCGAGTTGATCTATGTTGGAGATTCGGGCGCGGTCGAGCCAAGCGATCCCGGCCGCCGCCGCGGCTACGAGGTGACCGCGTTCTGGAAGCCCAATGCCTGGCTGGCGATCGACGGGGTGTGGACCGGTACCCATTCACGCTACGTCGGCGTGCCCGCCGCCCAGGCCTTCGTCCCGGGCGCGCTGGAGAGCTCGGGCGAGCTCGGTATTTCGACGGTCTTTCCGCACTGGAACGCGGCGGTGCGGGTCCGCTACCTCGGCCCGCATCCGATCGTCGAAGACAACTCGGTCCGCGGCCAATCGACCACGCTGGTCAACTTGCGCGCGGCGTGGACGCCGCACCGCGGGCAAGGCTGGGAAGTCTACGCCGAGCTGCTCAACGCGCTCGATTCGCAACGCGACGACATCGATTACTACTATGCCACTCGCTTTCCCGGCGAGCCGCTCGGCGGGGTCGAGGACCGCAACAGCCGCATCGTCGAACCACGCCAGGTCCGCGTCGGGGTGAAGAAGACCTTCTGA
- a CDS encoding serine hydrolase, which produces MKPLFALAALALVLPRPAAAEAPIDPAVVEATGARAMGELDLVGLTVAVVDRDGNVTQRQFGLRERGKPGKIDADTLFPIESLTKAFTAAGIGLLVERGKLDWDKPVVEYMPEFEMSDPWVTQHFTVRDLLTHRSGLSLGAGDLLLAPGSDATPKDIIASLRTIPPATGFRDSYAYDNVLYILAGALIERVDGRSWGDFIRQEFFQPIGMTRCTALPEERLRKANRITEHGPFPGSHGHEVLHPEMYLGGAFTFAGGIGCPVGDLAKWAHMWLNNGAIDAGHRLLKEDTVKQLWTVVTPISTGIAFDGATQTHLSGYALGWGVGDMLGRLIVSHSGGSYGATSFIMLAPEEGLATIAMTNAYSGASSAVARQLMQDMLLARPLPSHDYLADTGKRWKEAQASIAAIAASVAPPSDATPPPAALSAFTGTFHDPWFGKATVSLRGGRLFLDLPHSDLLDGPLAPYDGARFVAQWPERRLMADAYVDFSVENGKVTGFTMSPVSKETDFSWDFKDLHFTRSGK; this is translated from the coding sequence ATGAAACCGCTTTTCGCGCTCGCCGCGCTCGCCCTCGTCCTGCCCCGCCCAGCCGCTGCCGAAGCGCCCATCGATCCCGCGGTGGTCGAAGCGACCGGTGCGCGGGCCATGGGCGAACTCGACCTCGTCGGACTGACAGTGGCGGTGGTCGACAGGGACGGCAACGTTACCCAGCGTCAGTTCGGGCTCCGCGAACGCGGCAAGCCCGGCAAGATCGACGCCGATACGCTGTTCCCGATCGAATCGCTGACCAAAGCCTTCACCGCCGCCGGGATCGGCCTGCTGGTCGAGCGCGGCAAGCTCGACTGGGACAAACCGGTGGTCGAGTACATGCCCGAATTCGAGATGAGCGATCCCTGGGTGACGCAGCATTTCACCGTGCGCGACCTGCTGACTCACCGCTCGGGCCTGAGCCTCGGCGCAGGCGACCTGTTGCTCGCGCCCGGCTCGGACGCCACGCCCAAAGACATCATCGCCTCGCTACGCACCATTCCGCCGGCGACCGGGTTTCGCGATTCCTACGCCTACGACAATGTTCTCTACATCCTCGCCGGCGCGCTGATCGAGCGGGTGGACGGCCGCTCGTGGGGCGATTTCATTCGCCAGGAATTCTTCCAGCCGATCGGCATGACCCGCTGCACGGCCTTGCCGGAGGAACGGCTGCGAAAGGCCAACCGCATCACCGAGCATGGGCCCTTTCCCGGCAGCCATGGCCACGAGGTGCTGCATCCGGAGATGTATCTCGGCGGCGCCTTCACCTTTGCCGGCGGCATCGGCTGCCCGGTCGGCGACCTCGCCAAATGGGCGCACATGTGGCTCAACAACGGCGCGATCGATGCCGGCCACCGGCTGCTGAAGGAAGACACGGTCAAGCAGCTATGGACGGTGGTCACACCGATCTCGACCGGCATTGCGTTCGACGGGGCCACGCAGACACACCTGTCGGGTTATGCCCTCGGCTGGGGCGTCGGCGACATGCTCGGCCGCCTGATCGTCAGCCATTCGGGCGGCTCGTACGGCGCCACCTCCTTCATCATGCTGGCGCCCGAGGAAGGACTGGCGACGATCGCGATGACCAACGCCTACAGCGGCGCGAGCTCCGCGGTGGCGCGGCAACTGATGCAGGACATGCTGCTCGCCCGGCCTTTGCCCTCCCACGACTACCTGGCCGACACGGGCAAGCGCTGGAAAGAGGCGCAGGCTAGCATCGCGGCGATTGCCGCGAGCGTCGCGCCGCCGAGCGATGCCACTCCGCCGCCCGCCGCGCTCAGCGCCTTCACCGGCACCTTCCACGATCCGTGGTTCGGCAAGGCGACGGTTTCGCTGCGCGGCGGCCGGCTGTTCCTGGACCTGCCGCACAGCGACCTGCTTGACGGTCCGCTCGCTCCTTACGACGGCGCGCGGTTCGTGGCGCAGTGGCCGGAACGGCGCCTCATGGCCGACGCCTACGTCGATTTCAGCGTCGAAAACGGCAAGGTCACGGGCTTCACCATGTCGCCGGTTTCGAAGGAGACCGACTTCTCGTGGGACTTCAAGGATCTCCACTTTACCCGCAGCGGTAAGTGA
- a CDS encoding bifunctional 5,10-methylenetetrahydrofolate dehydrogenase/5,10-methenyltetrahydrofolate cyclohydrolase, which yields MAEIIDGRAVARKLDEETKAQIDAMVAAGMPHPGLAVVLVGSDPASEVYVGRKLKKSTELGIVSFEHRLPAETSQDDLLALIARLNADSAVHGILVQVPLPAHIDTGLVLRAIAPSKDVDGFHPVNVGRLSTGTGGIVPCTPLGVTKLLDTVFDDLTGLDVVVIGKSNIVGKPIAMLMLEREATVTVTHIETKGLADICRQADIIIAAAGAPELVRGYWVKPGAVIIDVGITRRKTADGKTKLVGDVKFDEVQHARAVTPVPGGVGPMTISCLMANTVQAARDQVAGKSGDGFTISFDDVPDRSMFTGETQD from the coding sequence ATGGCCGAAATCATCGACGGGCGGGCAGTCGCCAGGAAGCTCGACGAGGAAACCAAGGCGCAGATCGACGCCATGGTCGCCGCCGGGATGCCGCATCCCGGCCTCGCGGTCGTGTTGGTCGGGAGCGATCCGGCGAGCGAAGTCTACGTCGGGCGCAAGCTCAAGAAGTCGACCGAGCTCGGCATCGTCAGCTTCGAGCATCGTCTGCCGGCCGAGACGTCGCAGGACGATCTGCTGGCGCTTATCGCCCGGCTCAATGCCGACAGCGCGGTCCACGGAATCCTCGTTCAGGTGCCGCTGCCGGCGCACATCGACACCGGCCTGGTGCTGCGCGCCATCGCCCCGAGCAAGGACGTCGACGGCTTCCACCCGGTCAACGTCGGGCGGCTGTCGACCGGGACCGGCGGAATCGTCCCCTGCACTCCGCTGGGTGTGACCAAGCTGCTCGACACCGTGTTCGACGACCTGACCGGCCTCGATGTGGTGGTGATCGGCAAGTCCAACATCGTCGGCAAGCCGATCGCCATGCTCATGCTCGAGCGCGAAGCGACGGTGACCGTCACCCATATCGAAACCAAGGGCCTGGCCGACATCTGCCGCCAGGCCGACATCATCATCGCCGCCGCCGGAGCGCCCGAGCTGGTCAGGGGATACTGGGTCAAGCCGGGCGCGGTCATCATCGACGTCGGCATCACTCGGCGCAAGACCGCCGACGGCAAGACCAAGCTCGTCGGCGACGTCAAGTTCGACGAGGTTCAGCATGCCCGTGCGGTTACTCCCGTGCCCGGCGGTGTGGGCCCGATGACGATCTCGTGCCTGATGGCCAACACGGTTCAGGCCGCGCGCGACCAGGTCGCGGGCAAGAGCGGCGACGGTTTCACGATCAGCTTCGACGACGTGCCCGACCGCTCGATGTTCACCGGCGAGACCCAGGACTGA
- a CDS encoding flavin-containing monooxygenase, with translation MTPQPDIDVAIVGAGISGISMAAHMKLMCPERSFAMFERRANIGGTWDLFRYPGIRSDSDMHTLGFKFEPWVHEKAIADAPAIRDYLDRIVHERGIIGHVRFESKVVSADWHSDEAMWHLTVEDPDGWQQVTARFLYLASGYYDYDDPHDAQLPGLDKFAGQVVHPQFWPEGLDYAGKKIVVIGSGATAVTIVPAMTDKASHVTMLQRTPTWMAAGPSRDRIANRLRKVLPEWLAYRIVRQKNIRLRDYLFKRARSAPDKVAAFLTGMLKKELGEDYPLDDFQPPYPPWDQRLCLVPDSDLFAALKAGTASVKTGQIESFEANGVRLKSGELLEAHIVITATGLRLALGGKVDVTLDGEALVWPDLWFYRGCMFSNVPNLAIVFGYLNASWTLRADNTSSYICRVLNRMHDKRADIAIPRLPDDHGMEEIEPFPFSSGYLQRAKHLVPKSAPTLPWRLNQDYLEDCRDFRKRPVDDGVLKFERLPAKTEAA, from the coding sequence ATGACGCCGCAGCCTGACATCGATGTCGCCATTGTCGGGGCCGGCATCTCCGGCATCTCGATGGCCGCGCATATGAAGCTGATGTGCCCGGAGCGCAGCTTCGCCATGTTCGAGCGGCGGGCGAACATCGGCGGGACGTGGGACCTGTTCCGTTATCCTGGCATCCGCAGCGACAGCGACATGCACACGCTCGGCTTCAAGTTCGAGCCGTGGGTCCACGAAAAGGCCATCGCCGATGCCCCGGCGATCCGCGACTACCTCGATCGCATCGTCCACGAACGCGGGATCATCGGCCATGTCCGGTTCGAGTCCAAGGTCGTGTCCGCCGACTGGCATTCGGACGAGGCCATGTGGCACCTCACCGTCGAGGATCCCGACGGGTGGCAGCAGGTTACCGCCCGCTTCCTCTACCTCGCCTCGGGCTATTACGACTACGACGACCCGCACGACGCGCAGCTTCCGGGCCTCGACAAGTTCGCCGGACAGGTCGTTCACCCGCAATTCTGGCCCGAGGGTCTCGATTACGCCGGCAAGAAGATCGTGGTGATCGGCTCGGGCGCGACCGCGGTGACGATCGTCCCGGCGATGACCGACAAGGCTTCGCACGTCACCATGCTCCAGCGCACGCCCACCTGGATGGCGGCGGGGCCGAGCCGCGACAGGATCGCCAACCGGCTGCGCAAGGTCCTGCCCGAGTGGCTCGCCTACCGTATCGTCCGGCAGAAGAATATTCGCCTCCGCGACTACCTGTTCAAGCGCGCCCGCAGCGCGCCCGACAAGGTCGCTGCCTTCCTCACCGGCATGCTCAAGAAGGAGCTTGGCGAGGATTACCCGCTCGACGATTTCCAGCCGCCCTACCCGCCGTGGGACCAGCGACTATGCCTGGTGCCCGACAGCGATCTTTTCGCCGCGCTCAAGGCCGGCACCGCTTCGGTCAAGACCGGTCAGATCGAAAGCTTCGAGGCGAACGGCGTGCGCCTCAAGTCGGGCGAACTGCTCGAGGCTCATATCGTCATTACCGCCACCGGCCTGCGCCTGGCGCTGGGCGGCAAGGTCGACGTCACTCTCGACGGCGAGGCCCTCGTCTGGCCCGACCTCTGGTTCTATCGCGGCTGCATGTTCTCGAACGTGCCAAACCTCGCCATCGTTTTCGGTTACCTCAATGCCAGCTGGACGCTGCGCGCGGACAACACTTCGAGTTACATCTGCCGGGTGCTCAACCGCATGCACGACAAGCGCGCGGATATCGCCATACCGCGGCTGCCCGACGATCACGGGATGGAAGAAATCGAGCCGTTCCCGTTCTCCTCCGGCTATCTGCAGCGCGCCAAGCATCTTGTTCCCAAGAGCGCGCCGACGCTGCCGTGGCGGCTCAACCAGGACTACCTCGAGGACTGCCGCGACTTCAGGAAGCGCCCGGTCGACGACGGGGTACTGAAGTTCGAGCGACTGCCAGCCAAGACCGAGGCGGCGTAG